CCGATAACCAGTTCTTCCAGGTGTCTGACAGCAACCAGATTTGAGCAGCTAAAATTATACTGCTCAATTTCAATGGCCGACATATAAACCGGAACATCATACGCAGCTGCAAAAACAGGTGCAAGATTGATATGGTCACGGTGTGAATGGGTTAAAAGAATCCCCTTTAATTCAATCTGATGATCAAGTAAAAAATTATTGATCAGCTCGTAGTCCCATGCAGGATCTACCAGAATACCCGACTGCTGATCATAAATCAAATAACATTGATTCTTCATTTGTTCTTCTGAAACACGAAAAAGTTTCACTTCCATATGCTACACTTAATTGGTGAATTGCATCTCACTAAGATTTCTGTATAATCCTCCATCTACACCTATCAGTTCCACGTGAGTTCCCTCTTCTACTATCTGTCCTTTATCCAGCACGATAATTTTATCAGCCTGTCTTACTGTAGCCAGACGGTGAGCGATTACAATAGAGGTACGGCCTTCCATTAGCTTATCCAGTGCATCCTGAACAAGTCTTTCTGATTCTGAATCCAGAGCCGACGTAGCTTCATCCAAAATCAGAATACGCGGAGCTTTAAGCACAGCCCTGGCAATAGCAATCCTTTGTCTTTGTCCGCCGGAAAGTTGTATACCCCGTTCTCCGACTATAGTTTCAAGCCCTTTTGGAAATCTTTGAATAAATTCCCAGGCATTGGCTTTTTCTGCTGCTGCAATAATGTCCTCTCTGGAGGCTCCTTTTCTACCATAACCAATGTTTTCACCGATAGTGCCTCCGAAAAGGAAAACGTCCTGCGGAACCACAGCTATCTGAGCTCTCAGTTCTGATAAAGGGATACTTCCGCTGTCTCTTCCGTCAAATAGTATTCCTCCTTTTGATGGATTATACAATTTCAGCAATAAAGATACTATAGTACTTTTACCAGCACCACTTGAACCAACAATAGCCACTTTCTGATTTGAAAAAGCTTCAAACGAAACTCCCTGCAATACATTAATGTCTTCTCTGGTCGGATAATGAAAATGGATGTTATTGAAACTGATTTTTCCATGAAGCAGATTTTCCGGCGCTATGGTTTTGAAATCAGTTAGTGGTTCTACCGGTTCTTCCAGTAATTCAAAAAGATGAGCAGTAGCTCCTATACTCTTCTGTAAAGCAGTATAAGCCTCCGCCAGTCCCGAAATAGAGGTAGCAATAAAGATAGAATATAACAGGAAAGAAATAAGTTCTCCTGAAGCTACGCCTGTAGTTACACCCCGCCAGATGACTGCGACAAGCGTACCAAACATCCCCACAATAACAAATGAGTTGAATAAGCCTTTATATTTACCACCCTTCATGCCTAACCTGGCCATTTCTGCGGTATGCTCCCGGTAACGACCTATCTCGAAAAATTCACTGACAAAGGCTTTCACACTAAAAATTCCCTGAAGTGTCTCTTCTACGACAGTATTTGAAGCAGCTACTTTATCCTGTACCTGCATTGCATATTTATTCAGGAACCTGCCAAATAATTCGCCTATGACTACCATCACAGGTAATAAAAGCAACATGAAAATAGTCAGTTCCCAGGAAGTAATCATTAGTAAAACCAAACCACCGACTACAAGAACCAGTAATCTGATGATCTCGGCCAGAGTGGTGTTAAATATTTCCTGAAGCAGGGTAATATCAGCCGAAATTCTGCTGCTCAGTTCTCCTACTCTTTTATGAAGAAATACGCTCATTGGCATTTTAATCAGATGGCTATAAACCTTTTGACGTAATGCAGCCAGTGTTTTTTCTGTAACATTGACAAATAATACTACCCTGAAAAAAGAAAATATGGCCTGTACAACCAGGATAGTTACCAGTAGCCAGCCTATGTAGGTGGTTTTTCCTGAATCGATTCCCTGTTTTCCACCATCAATTAATTGTCCTAGTAGTTTTGGCAGTGCCAGACTGGATACACTTGCCATCATCAGCAGTAAAAGTCCGAGCGTAAATTCCAGCCAGTAAGGTCTGGCATAATTAAATAAACGATATAATGGCTTAAGAGAGTTACTCTTTGTGTTTTTAACTTTAACAGATGTTGCTTGTGGCATTTGAGGAATAGATAGATAAAAGACGTTAAAATAAATAGTTCTGCTGTTAAAAATTATCCACGATACATCAAATATGTACCGTGGACAACAGTTTTACTATTATTAATCAGGTAATGGGAAACCCATATTTTTATTCAGTGCTTCACGGTAATAATATCCGCCCACTGCAATATCGAAAATTGCCATTCCCATTGGGTTAAACATGACAACATCTGAAGTTTCCCTTTTATCCAGGATACCTTTATTTACAATTTCTGCAATTGAATAGGTATCACTTTCCAAAAGACCTTTTTGCAAATGCATATTTTCAATATCTGTATTTTGTCTGCAGACTTCTTCCCAGTTGTCTACAACTACAATATCCATGAAGTCCTTCATATCTACTGTATAATCTCTCAGAGAAACATTCAGCTGTAATGAGCCTTTTTTAGGTGATATATTGATATAAGGTGCATCAGACACTGTGCAGGTTATAAATATATCAGCATCCTGATAACTTTCTTCCCAGCCAGACACGATGATCACTTTGTCTGCGATGTCATGATCGATAGCTGATTTATCAATTCGGTTAAGGTCATTGATTAACACTTTCTCAATGTCATTCCCTAAAATTGAAGTGATCATTCTCAGGTGCATCTGTCCGATAGGACCGAAACCATTAATTCCAACAACCAGTTTCCTGTCGGTATTCCGTTCTTTTATAAATTCCTGAACCATTAAACCTGATACAGCTGCCGTTCTGATCGCACTGATTGTAGCTGTGTTAATTATACAGCGTGGTATTCCTGAATCATGCTCGTTCAGAATAGTAACAGAATTTGCCCTTAGTTTATCTTTATAAATATTATCAGGAAAACTGGCAATCCATTTTATTCCTGCCCATGGATTTTCTCCTCCAATATATGCAGGCATAGCAATAATTCTGTTTTTAGGATCTCCGAATCTTAAATAAGGCTTAATTGGCTGTGAATAATCGTTGGCATGAAGTTGCACAACGGCGTCTTTAATTACTGCAGTTAATTGTTCCCAATTAAACCCGATTTCTTTAATAGTATTGGCATTCAGATATAACATGATTTTGAGTTTACAGCTTAAAAATTAATGGAAAGGACTTCTTCATTTAACTTTGCAGCTAATTGAGTGCCCCATTCCTGATTATAAATGGTGTCTAAATAAGTATGTCCCTTATCCGGGAAAATCAGCAGAGAGTTAGCTTTGGTATCCAGGTCATTGAATCTGAAATAGTTTTTAGCAGCAAGATAAACGGCACCTGATGAAGCTCCGGCAAAAATTGCCTGTTCATTAAGCAACTCTGAACAGCCTCTGATAATGCTCATTTGAGAAACAATAACCACATCATCAATAATAGCATTTTCCATAATCGGAGGAACCTGACTGGCACCTATTCCCGAAATATAACGCTTAACCGGCTTATCGCTAAAAATGACTGATCCTTCGACATCTACACCTACAATCTTTATTTCCGGTCTTCTTCTTTTAATAAAATCTGAAATCCCGGTAATAGCACCACTTGAGCTTACAGCAATAAAAATATAGTCCAGATGATCAAAAGAGGAAACAATTTCTTCTCCCAAACCATAATAACCTTTATAATTATTCGGATCTCCGTACTGATCTGCGATAAATGAGTCAGGTGTCTGCTCATGTAAGGCATTGACAACATTAATCCTGGTTAACAGATATCCTCCGGTATGATCTCTTTCTGTGACCTTCACCACTTTATAAGCCATCAGATTTAACAATGTTTCGTAGGAAGAATTGATATTCGGATCGATTACAGGAATAAATCTCAATCTCAACCTCTTGCAGATAGAGGCTACGGCAATAGCAAGATTACCAGAGCTGGAAGCTATAATTGTGGTATTCTCTGAAATTTTCCCCGATTTGATACCGTTGTAGATAATACTGTATGCTGCTCTGTCCTTCGAGCTGCCCGAGAAGTTATTGTATTCTAACTTCGCATAAAGATTGGCATCGTTATTTTTCAGTTCAATAAGTGGCGTTTTGCCTATAAAGGCTGCCAGCTTTTCTAGTTCTTTTAACATAGGTATATAAGTCTAAAGATGAGAGATGGAATAATTTATGGATTTGTATTTTTCAAGTAATGGAATGAATGATTTGAGGTTGTACAGACCTCCGGATTATGCTTATCCGGATACATGAAAGAGGTTCCGGGGCTGAAAGCTGCTAAGACTACAGGCAAAATGATAGCTGCAGCTGCAGAGCTTACCCAACCCAGAAAGAAAAGGGTATATCTCTTTTTTATAGCACCTGCACGCGCAATCAGCATCCGCAGTTGAAGATAATTCTGTTCAGCAGCTTTTTGCGCTGTGCACTGACCCATTGCCAGTACTAAACTTCTTAATTCTTCAAGATGAAGGCTAATCAGCGGGTTCTCTTTTATCCTGGTTTCCCAGTCATGAACATCCTGCACATTTATTTTTAAACAATAATTAATGAATGTTTCATCTTTCAACAATTCACTGAAATCATTTCTATGCATCTGCTTAATTATTTTTCTTAATAGAGCGGGAAAACTTAATATTTCACTATTGTATTTGAAAAAAAACAAAAAAAAAATATTCGCTCCAAGAGCCACAAGCAGATAAGTTTCCTGCTCTTTGGTAATTGCAGATTTTAATTTATCAATAGCCTTATACATCGTATTGTAGACAGTATTGATAGAAATTTTATTATTCATGGCTATTTCCTGATAAGATAAACCAAGATAAAACTTCTGATAAATCAAACTGCGCTGTCTGGCAGCCAGCTGACCTATATGGGTTTTAACAATCTGAATAACGGTTCCATTTGTTCCCTGTTGAATATATTGATCTTCTACTGAGGGGGATAGAAGTGATACAGGTATATCCTGAAGTTCATGCAACTCTTCGGGAGAGATTACATTTTTGCGGTATAATTTTCTTAAAAAGCAAGTTAAAATATAATTATGGTAATTACCGACATTAGACAGGTTACTTCTGTTTTCCCATAAATACAGGAAGACATCATTAATGGTGTCCTTCACTGCATCTTCAGAAAAGTATCTCTTGTAACCTATAAAACTAAGATAATGATGATAATGGGAATATATAATATAGAAATCATCCTCTCCTTCTGATAGTGTAAAAGATTTCCAGACATGCTTTAGATCATTCCCTTTTAATCTGATCATATTATTAAACAATTTACTATATTAATATTTTTTTTATAAAGTAAAGCAATATATATTAATATATTATTAATCTAATAACTAATTATCATTAACAATTTATATCAACAGAAACAAGAAATAAATAAACAAAATAACAACAAAGGCTTCTAACTATAGTTCTGCGCTTACCTCTTATAAGCATTTTGTATTTTCTTCAATTGCACAGAAAACATAAAATGCTCTAAATAATTCATATTAATTTAATACAATTCAGACATCAGTATATAACAAAAAAAGCTACAAAATTCGTTTTATTTGCAAATCATCTTTACACTTTACACTCATCAGTACTTACATAATCAATAACTTACAGGATTTTTATTTTATTTTATAACTATCCCGCAAACATAAATTAACCCTAATTACTAAGAGATACCTTAAAGTTAAATCATAAAAAATAAAAACTAATTATTATTACACCAATTGACAGTTTCCCTAGGTGAACACGCAAGAATTTATCACCAGACGGTGAATTTCAAAAAAAAGAAAGGATCTGATTACAATAATTCATTCAAACTATATTCCTTTCCTGCAACTACAGAAATATCAATAGTTTTACTTCCATATTTAACTTTACAGATTCCTGTATTTTTAGCTTTCAGAACAGCAGAAGTCAATTTCTTGTCTTTCCACCCCATATTAACCACATATCCTCCCCGGGCAACCAGCCCTTTAACAGAACCATCTTTCCATTCTACCGGAATTGCCGGCAGGAGTTCTATATATCCCTGATGGCTTTGCAACAGCATTTCTGCTATTCCGGCACCACCTCCAAAATTTCCATCTATCTGAAAAGGAGGATGTGCGCAAAACAAATTCGCATAGGTACCGCCACCTTTCATCTTAACCTCTGCCCCGTTACCAACAAAACGAAGTAATTTTTTAAGTGCATCATAAGCTCTTTCTCCATTCTGCATTCTTGCCCATAAATTAATTCTCCAGGTAATTGCCCAGCCGGTACCGTCATTGGTACGCACAGTTAAAGTTTTACGGACTGCATCCGCTAATACCGGATCCTGCGCCGTGGTAATTGAATACCCGGGATATGCGCCAAAAAGATGCGACAAATGCCTGTGTCGGGGATCTTCATCTTTCCAGTCATGATACCACTCCTGTAAATTCCCCGCTTTACCAACTCTGTAAGGCAACATATTTTTCAATGCATTCTTAACTTTGTTCCGCATATCAGGATCTGTATTTAAAATCTCACTTGCTTTCACATAATCATTAAACAGTTCCCTGATAATAGCTAAATCAGCCGTACCACCATATAACAATGCTCCTGTATAACCCTTTGATGTCACGTAATAATTTTCCGGCGAAGTGGAGGGTGCCGTAATTAATCTTCCTTTTTTATCCGGAATCAGAAAGTCCAGACAAAATTGCACCGCTCCTTTCATTAATGGATAAGCCTGTTCGGAAAGATAAACCCTATCCTGTGTAAAGGCATAATGCTCCCAGAGATGGGTAGCCATCCAGTTACCTCCCATTGGCCAGTTTGCCCAGGCCGGACTTCCCTTCCCAAAATCACCAACCGGATTGGTCATAGCCCAGATATCGCTGTTATGATGCAAAACCCAGCCACTGGCACCATAATAATTTCTGGCAGTCACTGCCCCTGTTTTAGCTAAACGACCTATAAAATCCAGCAAAGGCTGATGCATTTCCGGCAGGTTTGCAGTTTCAACACCCCAGTAATTCATTTCTGCATTAATATTGGTTGTATAGTTACTGCTCCATGGTGGCTGAACTTTTTCATTCCAGATCCCCTGTAAATTAGTAGACTGACCACCAGCCCTGGAAGAGCTTATCAATAAGTATCTGCTATACTGATAATATAGAGCTACCAGTGCATTATCACTTTTACCGGCAGCAAAAGCATTTAATCTATCCATAGTTTTCATTCCTGCACGATCTTCATCGCCAAGACTGATTTGTACCCGGTCATAATACTTTCTGAAATCAGCAGTATGTTTCTTCAGGAGTACAGCATAGGATTTCGCTTTATGCAAATAACCCGCAGCTATTTTCAGCTCGTCTTTTCCATGCGTGCCGGGATTAACGTCAAATCCATTAAAACTAGTTGCCATAGAGAGCAAAATAACCGCTTCTCCTGCGCCCGAAACTGTTAAACTACTATCTTTTGCGACCACTTTACCATCAGTTTTAAGCACTTTAATATGCGCACTGAAACGCATCCCGTTGACATCATCCCAAATAACCTCATTCCCATGATTGAGAGGAGAAACATGTACCGGAGAATGCCCTTTCATCAACAAATCCTTATTTGAAGAGGATACTTTATGTTGCAGCAAGCTGTTTAAACGACACGTGAAATCAAGTTTATCTTTTCCGCTTGCAGTAAATCTGATCACAACCAGCTGATCCGGATTTGAGATAAAAGTTTCACGGGTATAAGTTGTTCCATTAATTGTATAACTGGTTCTGCTTATCGCATTTTGTATATCAAGTTCTCTTTTATAATCTGTTACTTGCCCACGGTGTTTAAAATCAAAAAACAGGTTACCGAGCGGAGCATAGGACTCAGAAAACTTCCCCTGCATAAAACGCACCAGCGAGTCAGCTTTTTTATAGTTTTCAGCAAACAATGCTTCCCTTACGGGTTTTAAATAATTTTTAGCCTCGGGGTTCATATCCGGATTAACCGGTCCTCCTGCCCATAGCGTAGCCTCATTTAAAGAAAACCGCTCAGTATTCACTCCTCCATAAACCATTACTCCGAGTCTGCCATTTCCTAACGGTAATGCTTCTTCAAATTGTCCGGCTGGTTTATCATATAATAACTGATGATTATTTTCCTGTCCGGATGTATAATTTGTGAACAGCATAAAAGCTGCAGCGAAAAAGAAAGATTTTGTCATCAGTATATAATTAACAGGTTTATAAAGACGAATATTTATTATGTACAGCCTGATTGTTGTTTTTTACATTTTCTTATTTCGAATTTGTAATCAGGAGCCCGCAAAAAGCCAGGTTCATACCGGCTTGTATTGAACTGTACACCATTGTTTCATTCGGTTTTAAATTTGGTTATGATAAAATAAAGGAATAATCCGGCACCCTGGTTTTGTATTATTGGCTAATCATTAAACGATATAGCCCAATGTACCATCATAAAAAGTTTACCTGCATAAATTTAAAATAAAACTTTGTTGCTTTTAGTTAAATCATCCCACACTGAAAGATATACATATAGTTTATTCATTTACAAGAAATTAGCATTATTATTTTCAATCAGATGAGTTTCAAATCACAACCTGCCTGCTGCTGCTGCCACACAACACCCCTGTAATTAACCAGGTATTTATAAGCATACCCTATGAAAAAATGAATTGGTCAGACTGCCAAAAACATAGTACATCTGTTTTCCGGCGAATATTTCTGAGCTGAAATATGATTACTCTCAGGAAGACCCGAACTAAACTGTTTATGCTTATTAAAAAAATGTTAAACCAAAATACAACCCGGGCCATCTGATATATATATTCTATTATTTACCGGATTGTGATTACTCTTTGTTATATCAGACAGTAGATTTCCTGCCGTCAGAAAGAAAAATGCTCCAAAACACGCTATGTACTGCCATTTCATCATTTTTCAAATATTAAAATCAAAATTTTGAATAAAGATTGCTTCTCCTTCACTATTTTTAAATCAGACCCATATAACTGCAATTTAAATTAGCATCAATGAAGACAATCCTCAAAACGGCTGTCATTTCAACCCTATTATTATCATTTTTTTCTCTGTCTCTGTGCGCTGGTGATGGTCTGCTGAATAAAATAAAAACTGCTGTAACATCTCCTTCACCGACAACAGATAACCTGATAGAAAAGCTGATTATAACTTATATTAGTCAAGCCAATGAAGAAAGCGTAATAAGCAATAAAGAAACGCTATTATCAGAAATATTAAAAAGCAATCATCCTGATAAAAAGATATTCACCTATGAAATAGAGGCCGCCTATGCCAAAAGGCTGCTCCAGTTAGAAAAGGCAAGATACTATATCATCAAAGCACTTGATGAAACTCGACAGGAAAAGCCAAAATTCATCAGCCTGCTAAAAACGCTTGCATTTATTGATACTGATCTGGAAAATCACATGCGGGCTATGGAAAGCTATCTGATTATACAGAAACATCTGCAACAGATAAATGACACTGATAAACTCATATTAAATTACGCCAATATAGCTGATCTTTATACTAAAAGTAACTTATTTAATGAAGCTCTTGATGCCTTAAATTCAGCGCAGGATCTTGCCCTTAAACAGGATTATAAACAGATCCCGTCTTTATTATATGAAAATAAGGCTATTGCATTTTTCTACTTGAAAAACCAGGATTCTTTACAATATTACGCTGCCAAAATAGGCGGCAGAAACGCCAGCCCCTGTGACCCGCTGGTCAATCACCGTCTGAAATATATGCTGCTGTTACTGAGAAAAGACAGAAAAGCCATTGACGAGATAAAAGTCCTTATTGAGGCTCCAAATGATCCGGAGAAATTATACACCTATCTTCATTTAGCAGAAGCATATCTGATGTTTAACCAGACTGCAAAAGCAAGAGAGGTAATTTTCAAACTGTTATCTTCTGGCGACCTGAAGAAGCTGGGCTACATGAGGTGTAAGTTATTCATCTTACTGGGAAGCGCATATGAAAAAGAAAAACAATTTGAACTGGCCGCTCAGTATTATAAAAAAGGTACCGAACAATCATCCTTAAATACATTAAGGATGATGAAAACCGGCAGTATTCTAAACCTGCTGAAATATGATGAGATTAAGAAAAAATATGTTGTAGCTCAGGAAAACCTGGAAGTACGACAAAATTTCCTCCTGTTATTTGTAGCCATAACCGGCATGATCATCCTGACCTTTATTTTTCTGTACCGCTCCCTGAAAATTAAGAAAAAATATGATGAACTGATGTTTAACAAATTAAGCAGCGAGATTTCTTTCATTAATTCTCATGAGATCAGAAAATACCTGAGCAATATACTGGGCATAGTCATGGTCATCAAAATGAGCGAAGACAGAAACGAAACTTATCTGGAATTTGAAGATGCACTTTTTGATTCTGCTGAAAACCTGGATACTTCTATCAAAAGCATAGCAGCCAAATTAAATGATAAAGCCGGATCATACACATGAGCCGGCTTTATCATTTAATTTATTGATATTAAGCTAAGACTTCTGCTTCATTCCCGACCGGGACAGCCTCCTCTTTCAGTTTCTCATTGAACTGCTGAAACTGACGTGCTGCATCGGGATGTAAGGCCAGAATACCATTTACCTGATCCTGCCTGCCTTCTTCAATTTTCGCATTCAGCCCTATGACATCCTGCTCTGAAAAACTGCCGTTTTCAAATTTTGAGGTCCAGTGTTTAATAAATTTAGCCATATCCTGAGTTTCGATCTCTTTAACTATAGGAGACAAACTCTGCTTCAACTGTGCCGCTTCATTCATTTCTTTTGTATAGAAAGGATTAAGGGCTTTAATGAAAGGAATACTATGGTTCTGTACTTTTCTGATTACATTGATCAGGTAAGGGATCGCAAGTATAATAATCAATGAGATTATTATAGTACTGGCATTTAAATTCATCGTGGTTTTTACGGTTTTGAATTAACTCATCTTTAATTTCTTCTGGATATCAGTTACATATCCTTTGAATTTTTTATCACTGTCAATCAGATCTTCTACCGTTTGACATGCGTAAATTACTGTAGAGTGATCTCTGCCTCCATAAAAAGCACCGATGCTTTTTAATGAAGATTTTGTCAGACTTTTAGACAAATACATAGAGATCTGTCTTGCCTGCACCACCTCACGTTTACGTGTTGGTGATTTTACAAGATCAACAGGAACTTCAAAATACTCACAAACCAGTTTCTGGATATATTCCATTGAAATTTCTTTGGATGTATTCTTGATAAAGTTCTTTAACATCGATTTAGCTAACGACAAATCGATCTCTTTTCTATTTAAAGTTGCCTGTGCCAGTAGAGAAACCATCGCTCCTTCCAGTTCACGGACATTGTTATCAATATTATGCGCTACATATTCTATAACCTCAGCTGGTAAATCAATA
This portion of the Pedobacter lusitanus genome encodes:
- a CDS encoding ABC transporter ATP-binding protein: MPQATSVKVKNTKSNSLKPLYRLFNYARPYWLEFTLGLLLLMMASVSSLALPKLLGQLIDGGKQGIDSGKTTYIGWLLVTILVVQAIFSFFRVVLFVNVTEKTLAALRQKVYSHLIKMPMSVFLHKRVGELSSRISADITLLQEIFNTTLAEIIRLLVLVVGGLVLLMITSWELTIFMLLLLPVMVVIGELFGRFLNKYAMQVQDKVAASNTVVEETLQGIFSVKAFVSEFFEIGRYREHTAEMARLGMKGGKYKGLFNSFVIVGMFGTLVAVIWRGVTTGVASGELISFLLYSIFIATSISGLAEAYTALQKSIGATAHLFELLEEPVEPLTDFKTIAPENLLHGKISFNNIHFHYPTREDINVLQGVSFEAFSNQKVAIVGSSGAGKSTIVSLLLKLYNPSKGGILFDGRDSGSIPLSELRAQIAVVPQDVFLFGGTIGENIGYGRKGASREDIIAAAEKANAWEFIQRFPKGLETIVGERGIQLSGGQRQRIAIARAVLKAPRILILDEATSALDSESERLVQDALDKLMEGRTSIVIAHRLATVRQADKIIVLDKGQIVEEGTHVELIGVDGGLYRNLSEMQFTN
- a CDS encoding ornithine cyclodeaminase, which codes for MLYLNANTIKEIGFNWEQLTAVIKDAVVQLHANDYSQPIKPYLRFGDPKNRIIAMPAYIGGENPWAGIKWIASFPDNIYKDKLRANSVTILNEHDSGIPRCIINTATISAIRTAAVSGLMVQEFIKERNTDRKLVVGINGFGPIGQMHLRMITSILGNDIEKVLINDLNRIDKSAIDHDIADKVIIVSGWEESYQDADIFITCTVSDAPYINISPKKGSLQLNVSLRDYTVDMKDFMDIVVVDNWEEVCRQNTDIENMHLQKGLLESDTYSIAEIVNKGILDKRETSDVVMFNPMGMAIFDIAVGGYYYREALNKNMGFPLPD
- a CDS encoding pyridoxal-phosphate dependent enzyme; translated protein: MLKELEKLAAFIGKTPLIELKNNDANLYAKLEYNNFSGSSKDRAAYSIIYNGIKSGKISENTTIIASSSGNLAIAVASICKRLRLRFIPVIDPNINSSYETLLNLMAYKVVKVTERDHTGGYLLTRINVVNALHEQTPDSFIADQYGDPNNYKGYYGLGEEIVSSFDHLDYIFIAVSSSGAITGISDFIKRRRPEIKIVGVDVEGSVIFSDKPVKRYISGIGASQVPPIMENAIIDDVVIVSQMSIIRGCSELLNEQAIFAGASSGAVYLAAKNYFRFNDLDTKANSLLIFPDKGHTYLDTIYNQEWGTQLAAKLNEEVLSINF
- a CDS encoding RNA polymerase sigma factor; protein product: MIRLKGNDLKHVWKSFTLSEGEDDFYIIYSHYHHYLSFIGYKRYFSEDAVKDTINDVFLYLWENRSNLSNVGNYHNYILTCFLRKLYRKNVISPEELHELQDIPVSLLSPSVEDQYIQQGTNGTVIQIVKTHIGQLAARQRSLIYQKFYLGLSYQEIAMNNKISINTVYNTMYKAIDKLKSAITKEQETYLLVALGANIFFLFFFKYNSEILSFPALLRKIIKQMHRNDFSELLKDETFINYCLKINVQDVHDWETRIKENPLISLHLEELRSLVLAMGQCTAQKAAEQNYLQLRMLIARAGAIKKRYTLFFLGWVSSAAAAIILPVVLAAFSPGTSFMYPDKHNPEVCTTSNHSFHYLKNTNP
- a CDS encoding glycoside hydrolase family 95 protein, which produces MTKSFFFAAAFMLFTNYTSGQENNHQLLYDKPAGQFEEALPLGNGRLGVMVYGGVNTERFSLNEATLWAGGPVNPDMNPEAKNYLKPVREALFAENYKKADSLVRFMQGKFSESYAPLGNLFFDFKHRGQVTDYKRELDIQNAISRTSYTINGTTYTRETFISNPDQLVVIRFTASGKDKLDFTCRLNSLLQHKVSSSNKDLLMKGHSPVHVSPLNHGNEVIWDDVNGMRFSAHIKVLKTDGKVVAKDSSLTVSGAGEAVILLSMATSFNGFDVNPGTHGKDELKIAAGYLHKAKSYAVLLKKHTADFRKYYDRVQISLGDEDRAGMKTMDRLNAFAAGKSDNALVALYYQYSRYLLISSSRAGGQSTNLQGIWNEKVQPPWSSNYTTNINAEMNYWGVETANLPEMHQPLLDFIGRLAKTGAVTARNYYGASGWVLHHNSDIWAMTNPVGDFGKGSPAWANWPMGGNWMATHLWEHYAFTQDRVYLSEQAYPLMKGAVQFCLDFLIPDKKGRLITAPSTSPENYYVTSKGYTGALLYGGTADLAIIRELFNDYVKASEILNTDPDMRNKVKNALKNMLPYRVGKAGNLQEWYHDWKDEDPRHRHLSHLFGAYPGYSITTAQDPVLADAVRKTLTVRTNDGTGWAITWRINLWARMQNGERAYDALKKLLRFVGNGAEVKMKGGGTYANLFCAHPPFQIDGNFGGGAGIAEMLLQSHQGYIELLPAIPVEWKDGSVKGLVARGGYVVNMGWKDKKLTSAVLKAKNTGICKVKYGSKTIDISVVAGKEYSLNELL
- a CDS encoding tetratricopeptide repeat protein, producing the protein MKTILKTAVISTLLLSFFSLSLCAGDGLLNKIKTAVTSPSPTTDNLIEKLIITYISQANEESVISNKETLLSEILKSNHPDKKIFTYEIEAAYAKRLLQLEKARYYIIKALDETRQEKPKFISLLKTLAFIDTDLENHMRAMESYLIIQKHLQQINDTDKLILNYANIADLYTKSNLFNEALDALNSAQDLALKQDYKQIPSLLYENKAIAFFYLKNQDSLQYYAAKIGGRNASPCDPLVNHRLKYMLLLLRKDRKAIDEIKVLIEAPNDPEKLYTYLHLAEAYLMFNQTAKAREVIFKLLSSGDLKKLGYMRCKLFILLGSAYEKEKQFELAAQYYKKGTEQSSLNTLRMMKTGSILNLLKYDEIKKKYVVAQENLEVRQNFLLLFVAITGMIILTFIFLYRSLKIKKKYDELMFNKLSSEISFINSHEIRKYLSNILGIVMVIKMSEDRNETYLEFEDALFDSAENLDTSIKSIAAKLNDKAGSYT